In Spirochaeta thermophila DSM 6578, the following proteins share a genomic window:
- a CDS encoding TetR/AcrR family transcriptional regulator — protein MGTAERRAREKEARRKAILKAARKLFLSRGFLETSMDQIAEECELSKGTLYLYFKNKEELALAIVNQTFDELLARIKEATEKARTGLEALKKVVEAYRRFYEDHVKEFSFAASLEFLAQKIGVKKESIKASYTRVDAILALIIDILKKGIHDGSIRKDIEPEKAAFAVANVIKSFLQRMAVGANLLLLGTNFSEQEIIDYTLSLFLDALSPERSST, from the coding sequence ATGGGTACGGCGGAACGAAGGGCACGGGAAAAGGAGGCCCGACGCAAGGCCATTCTGAAGGCCGCACGAAAACTCTTCCTCTCCCGAGGCTTTCTCGAGACGAGCATGGACCAGATCGCCGAAGAGTGCGAACTCAGCAAGGGCACCCTCTATCTCTACTTCAAGAACAAGGAGGAACTCGCCCTCGCCATCGTCAATCAGACCTTCGACGAGCTTCTCGCACGGATCAAAGAGGCCACAGAGAAAGCCCGCACCGGCCTGGAGGCCCTCAAGAAGGTGGTGGAGGCCTACCGGCGGTTCTACGAGGACCACGTGAAGGAGTTCTCCTTCGCCGCCTCGCTCGAGTTCCTCGCCCAGAAGATCGGTGTGAAGAAGGAGAGCATCAAGGCTTCCTATACCCGGGTGGACGCCATACTCGCCCTCATCATCGATATTCTCAAAAAGGGTATACACGACGGGTCCATCCGCAAGGACATAGAGCCGGAGAAGGCCGCCTTCGCCGTGGCGAACGTGATCAAGAGCTTCCTCCAGCGCATGGCCGTCGGCGCAAACCTCCTCCTGCTGGGGACGAACTTCTCCGAGCAGGAGATCATCGACTACACCCTCTCGCTCTTCCTCGACGCACTCTCACCGGAAAGGAGCAGCACATGA